In one window of Thalassotalea agarivorans DNA:
- a CDS encoding NADPH-dependent 2,4-dienoyl-CoA reductase translates to MTKNTAYPHLMEPLDLGFTQIQNRTLMGSMHLGLEEEKGGFQKMAAFYEARAKGGVGIIVTGGISPNFRGRLAPFGSQLSHFWHVKKHKIITEAVHKYPTKICVQLLHAGRYGYHPFSVSATKIKAPITPFTPSELSVRQIKSTIKDYGRSVKLAKKAGYDGVEIMGSEGYLINQFACKRVNKRNDEWGGSIENRMRLAVEIVKEVRQSAGDDFIIIFRLSMLDLVEGGNTWEEVVTMAKALEQAGVSIINTGIGWHEARVPTIATSVPRAAFTWITERMKKEVKVPLVTTNRINMPDVAEDVLAKGHADMVSMARPFLADADFVIKAAEDRAHDINTCIGCNQACLDHVFKQQRASCLVNPVACYETELTFEKTTSPKKLAVVGAGPAGMAFSCYAAEKGHQVTLFDKADEIGGQFNIAKQIPGKEEFYETMRYFTHRMEALGVEVKLGSEQSVESLKQGFDEVVLATGIVPRKLDIPGIDHEKVKSYIQVLKDKEPVGKRVAVVGAGGIGFDVSEYLVEDESLTTKPEEWMKAWGVDKNYEHAGALLSQPEFHKSEREVFLLQRKTTKVGAGLGKTTGWIHRATLQKNGVQMIPGVSYKEINDKGLVIDIDGKEQLLEVDNVVICAGQEPNRSLYQGLLDAGVSTHLIGGANVAAELDAKRAIRQAAELAMTL, encoded by the coding sequence ATGACAAAAAATACGGCATATCCGCATTTAATGGAGCCATTAGATTTAGGCTTTACACAAATTCAAAACCGCACACTGATGGGTTCTATGCACTTAGGCCTTGAAGAGGAAAAAGGTGGCTTTCAAAAGATGGCTGCTTTTTATGAAGCACGTGCCAAAGGTGGCGTGGGCATCATTGTTACGGGCGGTATCAGTCCAAATTTTCGCGGTCGATTAGCACCATTTGGCAGCCAATTGAGTCATTTTTGGCACGTAAAAAAACATAAAATCATAACTGAGGCTGTCCATAAGTATCCCACTAAAATTTGTGTTCAATTACTACATGCCGGCCGATACGGTTATCACCCGTTTAGTGTGTCTGCAACCAAGATAAAGGCACCTATTACGCCTTTTACACCGTCTGAATTATCAGTCAGACAAATTAAGTCGACCATCAAAGATTATGGACGCTCAGTTAAACTTGCCAAAAAGGCAGGTTATGACGGCGTTGAGATTATGGGCTCGGAAGGTTATTTGATTAACCAATTTGCCTGTAAACGCGTCAACAAAAGAAATGACGAGTGGGGCGGTAGTATTGAAAACCGTATGCGCTTAGCTGTTGAGATAGTCAAAGAAGTAAGGCAATCAGCAGGAGATGATTTTATTATTATTTTCCGACTTTCAATGCTTGATTTAGTTGAAGGTGGTAATACTTGGGAAGAAGTCGTCACTATGGCTAAGGCGCTTGAACAAGCGGGTGTGTCTATTATCAATACAGGTATTGGTTGGCATGAAGCTAGGGTACCTACTATAGCAACTTCAGTGCCTCGTGCAGCGTTCACATGGATTACTGAACGTATGAAAAAAGAAGTAAAGGTTCCGCTCGTAACGACCAACCGTATCAATATGCCGGATGTCGCTGAAGATGTGTTGGCAAAAGGACATGCTGATATGGTATCGATGGCGAGGCCGTTTTTAGCAGATGCTGATTTCGTGATAAAAGCTGCAGAAGATAGAGCACATGACATCAACACCTGTATTGGCTGTAATCAGGCCTGTTTAGATCACGTATTTAAGCAGCAAAGAGCTTCCTGTTTGGTTAACCCTGTTGCTTGCTATGAAACAGAACTTACCTTTGAAAAAACAACCTCTCCGAAAAAACTTGCCGTTGTTGGTGCAGGTCCAGCTGGTATGGCATTTAGTTGTTACGCTGCTGAAAAAGGACATCAGGTCACGTTATTTGATAAAGCCGATGAAATTGGTGGTCAATTTAACATAGCCAAACAAATACCAGGCAAAGAAGAGTTTTATGAAACGATGCGTTACTTTACTCATCGCATGGAAGCACTTGGTGTTGAGGTTAAGTTAGGCAGTGAACAATCTGTAGAATCACTTAAACAAGGCTTTGATGAAGTAGTGCTTGCCACGGGTATTGTACCAAGGAAGCTTGATATTCCTGGTATAGACCATGAAAAGGTAAAGAGCTATATCCAAGTGTTAAAAGACAAAGAGCCTGTGGGCAAACGTGTTGCTGTTGTGGGTGCTGGCGGTATTGGTTTTGACGTCAGTGAATATTTGGTTGAAGACGAATCTTTGACAACTAAACCTGAAGAGTGGATGAAAGCGTGGGGTGTAGACAAAAATTACGAACATGCTGGCGCACTATTATCGCAACCAGAATTTCATAAATCTGAACGAGAAGTCTTTTTGTTGCAACGTAAAACCACGAAGGTAGGTGCAGGTTTAGGCAAAACAACAGGTTGGATCCATCGTGCAACGTTGCAAAAAAATGGTGTGCAGATGATTCCGGGTGTTTCTTATAAAGAGATAAATGACAAAGGTTTGGTTATCGATATTGATGGTAAAGAACAATTACTTGAAGTCGATAACGTTGTTATTTGTGCTGGTCAAGAGCCAAACCGTAGTTTATATCAAGGGTTGCTTGATGCGGGTGTTAGTACTCACTTGATTGGTGGCGCAAATGTAGCTGCAGAGCTAGACGCTAAACGCGCAATTCGTCAAGCCGCAGAACTAGCTATGACGCTATAA
- a CDS encoding MFS transporter: MRVDALNTTEKKAAISLAAVFGLRMLGLFMLLPVFAIYGTELEGYSPLWVGIAIGAYGLTQAILQIPMGMLSDKFGRKPIILAGLFVFLLGSVIAANAETIYEVVFGRALQGMGAIASAILALAADLTREEQRPKVMATIGMFIGLSFTLAMVIGPIVADAFALSGLFWLTALLTLFAMLAIQFVVPNAINKAPKGDNLPMPQQMKKLISHPQLLRLNVGVFVLHMALTACFVVIPTYLVSAGLNLESHWLVYLPVLLGSFFVMVPFMIWAMKKNKEKGMFNSAIALLAIAMFAAYVAPVTLINLIVILMAFFIAFNYLEATMPSLLSRITPAGVKGSAMGIYSSSQFFGAFVGGLVGGWLTVEYNDHMLFAVMTLCIVGWFLLNLSLKMAPKGKNFSFKTPQYDEQTAEIALSKLTAIPGVLEATIVHSESVAYVKLNDKETDINRVKQVLS; the protein is encoded by the coding sequence ATGCGTGTCGATGCACTTAACACTACAGAAAAAAAAGCAGCAATCTCTTTAGCTGCAGTATTTGGCCTGCGTATGCTTGGCTTATTTATGCTACTGCCTGTTTTTGCTATTTATGGCACTGAACTAGAGGGATATAGCCCGCTTTGGGTCGGTATAGCGATAGGTGCATATGGCTTAACGCAAGCTATTTTACAGATCCCAATGGGCATGTTATCGGACAAATTTGGCCGTAAGCCGATTATTCTCGCCGGACTTTTTGTCTTTTTACTCGGTAGTGTTATTGCAGCAAATGCCGAAACGATATACGAGGTAGTGTTTGGTAGAGCATTGCAGGGCATGGGGGCTATTGCTAGTGCCATCTTAGCATTGGCCGCAGATCTAACGCGAGAAGAACAGCGCCCCAAAGTAATGGCAACTATTGGTATGTTTATCGGTTTGTCTTTTACCTTGGCAATGGTTATTGGCCCTATTGTTGCTGATGCATTCGCATTGTCTGGCTTGTTTTGGTTGACCGCATTGCTCACACTTTTCGCGATGTTGGCGATTCAGTTTGTTGTACCCAATGCCATCAATAAGGCCCCTAAGGGCGACAATCTGCCTATGCCACAGCAAATGAAAAAGCTGATCTCGCATCCGCAGCTACTGCGACTTAATGTTGGTGTATTTGTACTTCATATGGCGCTTACTGCTTGTTTTGTGGTTATTCCTACGTATCTAGTGTCTGCTGGTCTAAATCTAGAATCTCATTGGCTTGTATACTTACCTGTTTTGCTTGGTTCGTTCTTTGTTATGGTGCCTTTTATGATTTGGGCAATGAAGAAAAACAAAGAAAAGGGCATGTTTAACAGTGCTATAGCGCTTCTAGCTATTGCGATGTTTGCCGCATATGTTGCGCCTGTGACTTTGATCAATTTAATCGTGATATTGATGGCCTTTTTCATTGCATTTAATTATCTAGAAGCAACAATGCCATCGCTGTTGTCTCGCATTACTCCGGCAGGCGTAAAAGGCAGTGCAATGGGTATCTATTCGAGTAGCCAATTTTTTGGTGCATTCGTTGGCGGCTTAGTAGGTGGGTGGTTAACCGTAGAATACAACGATCATATGCTTTTTGCCGTGATGACACTCTGTATTGTTGGTTGGTTCTTACTTAATTTATCGCTAAAAATGGCGCCAAAAGGCAAAAACTTTAGTTTTAAGACGCCACAATATGACGAGCAAACAGCTGAGATTGCCCTATCTAAATTAACGGCTATTCCAGGCGTATTAGAAGCAACAATTGTCCATTCCGAGTCAGTTGCTTACGTCAAACTCAATGACAAAGAAACAGATATAAACCGCGTTAAGCAAGTCCTTAGTTAA
- the uvrA gene encoding excinuclease ABC subunit UvrA, translating to MKKIEVRGARTHNLKNFDLDIPRDKLIVITGLSGSGKSSLAFDTLYAEGQRRYVESLSAYARQFLSLMEKPDVDHIEGLSPAISIEQKSTSHNPRSTVGTITEIYDYLRLLYARVGEPRCPDHSIPLAAQTVSQMVDKVLALDEGTKVMVLAPVLQDRKGEHIKLLDNLAAQGYIRARIDGEVCDLSDPPELELHKKHTIEVVVDRLKVRDDIQLRLSESFETALALTSGTAKVAFMDEPDREELIFSANFACPVCGYSMQELEPRLFSFNNPAGACQTCDGLGTQQFFDPSRVIVNPELSLSGGAIRGWDKRNFYYFQMLQALAEHFNFDLSKPYNELPEQAKTLILYGSGKEEIEFKYMNDRGDVVIRKHPFEGILNNMDRRYRETESNAVREELAKYLNSQPCPDCHGSRLRLEARNVFIDDTPLPTITEYSIAEALSFFESADFQGQRAQIAEKILKEINDRLGFLVNVGLNYLNLSRSADTLSGGEAQRIRLASQIGAGLVGVMYVLDEPSIGLHQRDNERLLNTLVHLRDLGNTVIVVEHDEDAIKEADYIIDIGPGAGVHGGNVIAQGSLEDILNNSESLTGKYLSGKESIDIPEKRTPFNAKEVVELKGASGNNLKNVDLTVPIGLMTCITGVSGSGKSTLINDTLYKLAHTELNGATTAEPAPYTSITGLEKLDKVIDIDQSPIGRTPRSNPATYTGIFTAVREIFAGTQEARSRGYKPGRFSFNVKGGRCEACQGDGVIKVEMHFLPDVYVPCDVCKGKRYNRETLEVKYKGKNIHQVLDMTIEDAFEFFAPIPAVKRKLQTLMDVGLSYIKLGQSATTLSGGEAQRVKLSKELSKRDTGKTLYILDEPTTGLHFHDIKQLLQVIHRLRDHGNTIVVIEHNLDVVKTADWIVDLGPEGGSGGGEILVAGSPEDICTEKRSHTARFLKPMLK from the coding sequence ATGAAAAAGATAGAAGTTAGAGGGGCTAGAACCCACAATCTTAAAAATTTTGATCTTGATATTCCCCGCGACAAACTCATCGTTATAACCGGTCTATCGGGTTCCGGTAAGTCTTCTCTTGCTTTTGATACCTTATACGCTGAAGGGCAGCGACGGTATGTTGAATCGCTCTCTGCGTATGCAAGACAATTTCTATCGTTAATGGAAAAGCCTGATGTTGATCATATAGAAGGCTTATCGCCGGCGATTTCTATAGAACAAAAATCAACATCGCATAACCCTCGCTCAACGGTTGGTACCATTACTGAAATATATGATTATTTGAGATTGCTTTACGCTCGTGTTGGTGAGCCGCGATGCCCAGATCATAGTATTCCGTTGGCGGCGCAAACCGTGTCTCAAATGGTAGATAAAGTATTAGCGCTAGATGAAGGGACCAAAGTCATGGTGCTAGCGCCCGTGTTACAAGATCGAAAAGGCGAGCACATAAAGCTACTCGACAACCTTGCTGCACAGGGTTACATTCGCGCTCGCATTGATGGCGAGGTATGTGATTTATCCGATCCACCGGAATTAGAACTTCATAAAAAACACACTATTGAAGTCGTTGTCGACCGTTTGAAGGTGCGCGACGATATTCAATTACGCTTGTCAGAATCATTTGAAACAGCGCTAGCGCTTACTTCTGGTACAGCAAAAGTAGCCTTTATGGATGAGCCAGATCGTGAAGAATTAATCTTTTCTGCTAATTTTGCCTGTCCTGTTTGTGGTTACAGCATGCAAGAACTCGAACCTCGCTTGTTCTCATTCAATAATCCCGCAGGTGCCTGTCAAACGTGTGATGGTCTTGGTACGCAGCAATTTTTTGATCCAAGTCGAGTTATTGTTAACCCAGAGCTATCTTTATCGGGCGGCGCGATTCGCGGCTGGGACAAGCGCAATTTTTATTATTTTCAAATGCTACAAGCGCTCGCCGAGCACTTTAACTTTGATCTATCCAAGCCATACAATGAATTGCCTGAGCAAGCAAAAACACTGATTTTATATGGTTCTGGAAAAGAAGAAATAGAATTCAAATACATGAATGATCGCGGTGATGTTGTAATTCGCAAGCATCCATTTGAAGGTATTTTGAATAATATGGACAGGCGATATCGAGAGACTGAATCAAATGCTGTGCGCGAAGAACTAGCCAAGTATTTAAACAGCCAGCCTTGCCCTGATTGTCATGGTAGCCGTTTACGTCTAGAAGCGCGTAACGTATTTATTGATGATACACCGCTACCTACGATTACTGAGTATTCTATAGCTGAAGCCCTTAGTTTCTTCGAGTCGGCTGATTTTCAAGGACAGCGGGCGCAAATAGCAGAAAAAATTCTAAAAGAAATTAATGACCGTTTAGGCTTTTTGGTCAATGTTGGCCTTAACTACCTAAACCTGTCACGCAGTGCTGACACGTTGTCAGGGGGCGAAGCCCAGCGTATCCGTTTGGCGAGCCAAATTGGTGCGGGTTTAGTGGGTGTCATGTACGTGCTAGATGAACCCTCAATTGGTTTGCATCAGCGCGACAATGAACGCCTATTAAATACCTTGGTCCATCTGCGCGATCTAGGTAACACGGTTATCGTTGTTGAACACGATGAAGATGCTATTAAAGAAGCAGATTATATTATTGATATCGGCCCTGGCGCTGGTGTACACGGTGGTAACGTCATTGCACAAGGTTCACTAGAAGACATTTTAAATAATAGTGAATCACTCACCGGTAAGTATCTCTCGGGTAAGGAATCAATCGATATCCCTGAGAAACGTACGCCGTTCAACGCAAAAGAAGTGGTTGAACTTAAAGGTGCGAGTGGTAACAACCTTAAAAATGTCGATTTAACCGTGCCTATTGGCCTAATGACCTGTATTACGGGTGTATCTGGCTCCGGTAAATCCACGCTAATTAACGATACGTTGTATAAGCTTGCGCACACTGAACTTAATGGCGCAACAACGGCGGAACCCGCTCCTTACACATCGATAACTGGATTAGAAAAACTAGATAAAGTCATCGATATTGACCAGAGCCCGATAGGACGTACGCCAAGATCAAACCCTGCAACCTACACAGGTATTTTTACCGCTGTACGTGAAATTTTTGCTGGTACGCAAGAAGCTCGTTCACGCGGTTATAAACCTGGCAGATTCAGCTTTAATGTCAAAGGTGGACGCTGTGAAGCTTGCCAAGGTGATGGTGTGATTAAAGTAGAAATGCACTTCTTACCTGATGTTTACGTGCCTTGCGATGTGTGTAAAGGCAAGCGCTACAACCGTGAAACATTAGAAGTAAAATACAAAGGCAAGAACATTCATCAAGTATTGGATATGACCATTGAGGATGCCTTTGAGTTTTTCGCGCCAATTCCAGCAGTTAAACGAAAACTGCAAACCTTAATGGATGTCGGCCTAAGCTACATCAAGTTAGGACAATCGGCTACAACCTTGTCTGGTGGTGAAGCACAGCGGGTTAAGTTGTCGAAAGAACTATCAAAACGAGATACAGGTAAAACCTTGTATATTTTGGATGAGCCAACCACAGGTCTGCATTTTCACGACATAAAACAGTTATTACAGGTCATTCATAGGCTACGCGATCACGGCAACACTATCGTTGTCATAGAGCATAATCTAGATGTTGTAAAAACGGCTGACTGGATTGTAGATTTAGGCCCTGAGGGTGGCTCCGGTGGTGGCGAAATTCTCGTCGCTGGTAGCCCTGAAGATATTTGTACTGAAAAACGTTCTCATACCGCTAGGTTCCTTAAACCTATGTTGAAGTAA
- a CDS encoding fused MFS/spermidine synthase encodes MANQSRSSFAYNLFIYVLAFTSGFSIMGIELLGGRILAPYFGSSVHIWGSIITVFMLALSIGYLIGGKWSVTNANLKKYGSIFGVAGVLVLPIALFATPIMEAVFLAIEDPRYGSLVTSMILFFIPTIVLGMISPYSVRLLVTDKEHSGQVAGTLYFVSTLGSALGTIFTSFYFVLYFEVNTLIVTYSSLLVFLGVVAILLNKKHQEAMAHAQ; translated from the coding sequence ATGGCTAACCAATCTCGTAGCTCTTTTGCCTACAATCTTTTTATTTATGTTCTCGCGTTCACATCAGGTTTTTCTATCATGGGCATAGAGTTACTTGGTGGACGTATCCTTGCGCCTTATTTCGGATCTAGTGTCCATATTTGGGGCAGTATTATCACCGTGTTTATGTTGGCACTGTCCATTGGCTACCTTATTGGTGGTAAGTGGTCGGTTACTAACGCTAACCTAAAAAAATACGGTTCAATTTTTGGTGTTGCAGGTGTTTTAGTTTTGCCTATTGCGCTGTTTGCTACACCTATCATGGAAGCAGTTTTCCTTGCGATAGAAGACCCTAGATATGGTTCACTTGTTACCTCGATGATTCTGTTTTTTATCCCAACGATCGTACTTGGGATGATTTCTCCTTATTCAGTTAGACTGCTGGTAACTGACAAAGAACATAGTGGTCAAGTTGCCGGTACCTTGTACTTTGTATCAACACTAGGCAGTGCTTTGGGGACAATTTTCACATCGTTTTATTTTGTCCTTTATTTTGAAGTTAACACCCTAATTGTCACCTATAGCAGTTTGCTTGTATTCCTTGGCGTAGTTGCTATTTTACTTAATAAAAAGCATCAAGAGGCAATGGCACATGCGCAATAA
- a CDS encoding spermidine synthase yields MRNKLFVLLLAALTSTLANADIIHQEKSLYRNIFVEDRDNLRCLKFNVKDTLTHQSCMLKNDPDYLVFNYTKMMFASLLMIEPPKSVLIIGLGGGTMSNTIHHLYPDAIIDNVEIDPAVVKVARKYFDFIENDKISTIEADGRIFIKRAALRKQSYDWIILDAFNGDYIPEHLLTKEFLEETKALLSENGVVAANTFSSSALYDYESATYYDVFGDYYQVQTQRRSNRIILATKSGQVDSELITKRAEAVDASLKDYGIDIYELINAMSSTKNNQDWPKNTRILTDQYSPANLLNQ; encoded by the coding sequence ATGCGCAATAAACTCTTTGTATTATTGTTGGCGGCTTTAACGAGTACACTTGCTAACGCTGATATTATTCATCAAGAGAAATCCCTTTATCGCAATATTTTTGTTGAAGATAGAGACAATTTACGCTGCTTAAAATTCAACGTAAAAGATACCCTGACGCATCAAAGCTGTATGTTAAAAAATGACCCTGATTACTTAGTGTTTAATTACACTAAAATGATGTTCGCTAGCTTGTTGATGATAGAGCCACCAAAAAGCGTACTTATTATCGGGCTTGGTGGCGGTACAATGTCAAACACCATTCATCACCTATATCCAGATGCGATAATAGACAATGTTGAAATCGACCCTGCCGTTGTAAAAGTGGCAAGGAAGTACTTTGATTTCATCGAAAATGACAAGATTTCCACCATTGAAGCGGACGGCCGAATTTTCATAAAACGTGCAGCACTGCGCAAACAATCTTATGACTGGATTATCTTAGATGCGTTTAACGGTGACTACATTCCAGAACATTTACTTACCAAAGAATTCCTAGAAGAAACAAAAGCTTTATTAAGTGAAAACGGCGTAGTTGCAGCGAATACATTTAGTAGCTCAGCCTTATATGATTATGAATCAGCGACCTATTACGACGTATTTGGAGATTACTACCAAGTCCAAACACAGCGTAGAAGTAATCGCATTATTTTAGCGACTAAGTCTGGTCAAGTTGATAGTGAGCTCATCACAAAACGAGCTGAAGCAGTTGATGCAAGTTTAAAAGATTATGGTATTGATATTTATGAATTAATTAATGCCATGTCATCCACAAAAAACAATCAAGATTGGCCTAAAAATACGCGTATTTTAACCGACCAATATTCGCCGGCTAATTTACTTAACCAGTAA